A region of Methyloversatilis discipulorum DNA encodes the following proteins:
- a CDS encoding MotA/TolQ/ExbB proton channel family protein, which translates to MNESLGFAHFLSNADGVATTILVLMVLASIGTWFLIVLKGIVAFRQRRASGTFLDRFWNASSLEDVARDMRSHGVTDPFSHLVHEGFSAVETLRSGNAGTRGLIATGSADEFLTRALKRSIERDRSRMEYGQTFLASVASSAPFIGLLGTVWGIYHALLAIGMSGQGTLDKVAGPVGEALIMTAIGLATAIPAALAFNFFARSTRNVMAELNSFAHDVFVMLSTGVKDSGSNDPKATGDRVLSLVERGREAARNTH; encoded by the coding sequence CTTTGCGCACTTTCTGTCGAATGCAGACGGTGTCGCAACCACCATCCTCGTGCTGATGGTGCTGGCCTCCATCGGCACCTGGTTCCTCATCGTGCTCAAGGGCATCGTGGCCTTCCGCCAGCGACGCGCCAGCGGCACCTTCCTCGACCGCTTCTGGAACGCCTCGTCGCTGGAAGACGTGGCGCGCGACATGCGTTCGCACGGCGTGACCGACCCGTTCTCCCACCTCGTGCACGAAGGTTTCAGCGCGGTCGAAACCCTGCGCAGCGGCAATGCCGGTACGCGTGGCCTGATCGCCACCGGCAGCGCCGACGAATTCCTGACCCGCGCGCTGAAGCGCTCGATCGAACGCGATCGCAGCCGCATGGAGTACGGCCAGACCTTCCTCGCCTCGGTCGCCTCCAGCGCGCCCTTCATCGGTCTGCTCGGCACCGTGTGGGGCATCTACCACGCACTGCTGGCCATCGGCATGTCGGGTCAGGGCACGCTGGACAAGGTGGCGGGCCCGGTCGGCGAGGCGCTGATCATGACCGCCATCGGTCTGGCGACCGCCATCCCGGCAGCACTTGCGTTCAACTTCTTCGCCCGCTCGACGCGCAACGTGATGGCCGAATTGAACAGCTTCGCGCACGACGTGTTCGTCATGCTGTCGACCGGCGTCAAGGACAGCGGCTCGAACGATCCGAAGGCCACCGGTGACCGCGTGCTGTCGCTGGTCGAACGCGGCCGCGAGGCCGCGCGCAACACGCACTGA
- a CDS encoding ExbD/TolR family protein: MAFASFEQDDDGPMAEINMIPLIDVMLVLLIIFMVTAPLLTHAVKVDLPKESTSANTLPPENIQIAIGPDEQLYWAGEKIDTDTLKAKLQEAAAKDKNAEIQLRADQNVPYRSVAHVMSEAARLGLTRIGFVTDPSAAK; the protein is encoded by the coding sequence ATGGCCTTTGCAAGTTTCGAGCAGGACGACGACGGACCGATGGCGGAAATCAACATGATTCCGCTGATCGACGTGATGCTGGTGTTGCTCATCATCTTCATGGTGACCGCACCGCTGCTGACGCACGCGGTCAAGGTCGACCTGCCCAAGGAATCGACCAGCGCCAACACGCTGCCGCCGGAAAACATCCAGATCGCCATCGGCCCCGACGAGCAGCTCTACTGGGCCGGCGAGAAGATCGACACCGATACGCTGAAGGCCAAGCTGCAGGAGGCCGCCGCGAAGGACAAGAACGCCGAGATCCAGCTGCGCGCCGACCAGAACGTGCCCTACCGTTCGGTGGCGCACGTGATGAGCGAGGCGGCCCGCCTCGGCCTCACCCGCATCGGTTTCGTCACCGATCCGTCCGCGGCGAAGTAG
- the rpsD gene encoding 30S ribosomal protein S4 has product MSRYTGPRLRVLRALGTDLPGLTRKTAENRTAPPGQHGNRPNRRKSEFGAQLMEKQKLRYNYGLTETQLRAVFKEAERSKLPTGEKLVELLERRLDNIVFRGGLAPTIPAARQLVRHRHVLLNGRRVNIPSIRVRVGDTITLTDKGRKVQSVVDALQTPALERAEWIAFDESALSLRLAHLPPGDATPFAFEAQKVVEFYALRV; this is encoded by the coding sequence ATGTCCCGCTACACCGGCCCCCGCCTGCGCGTGCTGCGCGCACTCGGCACCGACCTCCCCGGCCTCACCCGCAAGACGGCCGAAAACCGCACTGCGCCGCCGGGCCAGCACGGCAACCGCCCGAACCGCCGCAAGTCGGAATTCGGCGCCCAGCTGATGGAAAAGCAGAAGCTGCGCTACAACTACGGCCTGACCGAAACCCAGTTGCGCGCCGTGTTCAAGGAAGCCGAGCGCTCCAAGCTGCCGACCGGCGAAAAGCTGGTCGAACTGCTGGAACGCCGCCTCGACAACATCGTGTTCCGCGGCGGTCTGGCGCCGACCATTCCGGCCGCTCGCCAGCTGGTCCGTCACCGTCACGTGCTGCTCAACGGCAGGCGCGTGAACATCCCGTCGATCCGTGTGCGCGTCGGCGACACCATCACGCTGACCGACAAGGGCCGCAAGGTGCAGAGCGTGGTCGATGCACTGCAGACGCCGGCGCTGGAACGTGCCGAATGGATCGCCTTCGACGAATCGGCGCTGAGCCTGCGTCTGGCCCACCTGCCGCCGGGTGACGCCACGCCTTTCGCGTTCGAAGCACAGAAGGTGGTCGAGTTCTACGCCCTGCGCGTCTGA
- a CDS encoding PEP-CTERM sorting domain-containing protein produces MIHHRLRPFATPLLAAACFALAGSAYANTTHSAFDDIEASVATDGFNNLTAARITATQLAAGIASNSETEGGAILRRTSGGAYPASSGLYQFAGNGSTFEMAVSDAVDGLTSIVFQTYINVSTGSNGIYGVLAENNLPRLSFNGGEQFLLSSSQASENLGYTDFFTGEFVASDPNNPNHLTFTWNLASLGVTVPVDSFRITFATDNHAQSLAFQVDQLVAAPVPEPQTAALLLGGMAVITLVARRRTRQH; encoded by the coding sequence ATGATCCACCATCGCCTGCGTCCGTTCGCGACGCCGCTGCTCGCGGCCGCCTGCTTCGCACTCGCCGGTTCCGCCTACGCGAACACCACCCACAGCGCCTTCGACGACATCGAAGCTTCGGTCGCCACAGACGGTTTCAACAACCTGACCGCCGCCCGCATCACCGCCACGCAACTGGCGGCTGGCATCGCGTCGAACAGCGAAACCGAAGGCGGCGCCATCCTCCGGCGTACGTCCGGCGGCGCCTACCCGGCCTCCTCCGGCCTGTACCAGTTCGCCGGCAACGGCTCGACCTTCGAAATGGCGGTCAGCGACGCGGTCGACGGCCTGACCAGCATCGTGTTCCAGACCTATATCAACGTGAGCACCGGCAGCAACGGCATCTACGGCGTGCTGGCGGAGAACAACCTGCCGCGCCTCAGCTTCAACGGCGGCGAGCAGTTCCTGCTCTCCAGCTCGCAGGCGAGCGAGAACCTGGGCTACACCGATTTCTTCACCGGTGAATTCGTCGCCTCCGACCCGAACAACCCCAACCACCTCACCTTCACCTGGAACCTGGCCAGCCTCGGCGTCACGGTGCCGGTAGACAGCTTCCGCATCACCTTCGCCACCGACAACCACGCACAGTCGCTCGCCTTCCAGGTCGACCAACTGGTGGCCGCACCGGTGCCGGAACCGCAGACCGCCGCGCTGCTGCTCGGTGGCATGGCGGTGATCACGCTGGTCGCCCGCCGGCGCACGCGTCAGCACTGA